In Anabrus simplex isolate iqAnaSimp1 chromosome 4, ASM4041472v1, whole genome shotgun sequence, a single genomic region encodes these proteins:
- the LOC136871831 gene encoding alanine and glycine-rich protein-like, producing the protein MGRYLVLLLMIVGLLSVALAAGLAAPGGGGGGGGGGGGGGGGGSAGGACENGVPGRSGDAGLPGAPGADGVGGGGGGGGGGGGGGGGGGPGQPCP; encoded by the coding sequence GTTCTTCTGCTGATGATCGTCGGCCTCCTCAGCGTGGCGCTAGCTGCAGGGCTAGCTGCTCCTggaggtggtggtggcggtggaggaggtggcggtggaggaggaggtggtggttcAGCTGGAGGAGCTTGTGAAAATGGTGTTCCTGGAAGGTCTGGAGACGCTGGGTTACCTGGGGCACCCGGTGCCGACGGTGTGGGAGgaggtggcggcggtggtggtggcggtggcggtggcggtggtggtggaggaCCCGGACAGCCATGCCCATAA